Below is a genomic region from Luoshenia tenuis.
TAAGGTCTGCAAGGGCTGCGGCGAGGTGCTGGAAAAGGGCACGGTGATCGCAAAACTGCCGCATAACTACGTAGATGGTAAGTGCAGCGTCTGCGGCGCGGCCGATCCCAGCGTAAAGCCTGCGGAAGCTACGCCTACCCCTGTGGCGGAGACCACGGATGGTACCGCAACAGAAACTGCAACCCCGAAGACGGGCGAGACGAACAACATGATGGTGTGGGCGGCACTCCTGCTTCTGAGTAGCTTGGGCATTGCGGGAACGGTGCTGTACGGCAGAAAGAAAGCGGCCAAATAGTTACCGCTCCATAAAAGATATAAGAAAGGCTGGCCGAGGATGATCGGCTAGCCTTTTTTTATATTGTATTCCTTTATAGAGGCCTGGGGATAAGTTGATACCGTCCGTATTCAGGTGCTTTTCAACAGCAGGGAAGCGCGCAAGCGCGGCATTCCATGAATATTCCAAAGCTGTGCAAAAGAAAAAAGAGAGCAGAAAAATCTGCTCTCTTTTTATATGGGTTAGGTTTTATTCCGCAGCCAGGCGCTTGTAGCTATCCAAACGGGCCTTGGCGTCCGCCTCGGTCTTCTCGAACAGCTCATCGGCAACCTCGGGGAACTGCTTCTTCAAGGAAGCATAGCGAATCTCGCCGGCCAGGAAGCCCTGGAAGTCGCCCGTGGGCTCCTTAGAATCCAGGGAGAACGGGTTCTTGCCCTGCTCTTCCAGCTCCGGGTTGAAGCGATACAGCGGCCAGTAACCGGCCTCAACCGCCTTTTTGATCTCCGCCTGAGACTTGCTCATGTTGATACCATGGTTGATGCACGGCGCATAAGCGATGATCAGGGACGGGCCGTGATAAGCTTCCGCCTCGGTCATAGCCTTGATCAGCTGATTGGGGTTCGCGCTCATGGCGACCGTGGCCACGTACACATAGCCGTAGCTCATGGCCATCATGCCCAGATCCTTTTTACGGGTGCGCTTGCCGGCGGCAGCGAACTTGGCGATGGAACCGGTAGGCGTGGACTTGGAGGCCTGACCGCCGGTGTTGGAATACACCTCGGTATCCAGAACCAGGATGTTCACATCCTCGCCCTGGGCCAGCACGTGATCCAATCCGCCGTAGCCGATGTCGTAAGCCCAACCGTCGCCACCGAAGATCCAGACGGATTTCTTAACGAACAAATCGCTCTGCGCTAAGATAGCGGCAGCCTTCTCGCACTTATCGGCGTACTTGGGCAGCAACTCGTTCAGCGCGGCAGCGGCAGCCTTGGAAGCGTCGGCGTCCTCTTTGCCATCCAGCCAAGCCTGATAGGCGGCCTTCAGATCTTCCGGCGCGCCCTCCATGGCGTCGATCATCATGTCGGCCAGTTTGGCGCGGCGCTGATTGAACGCCAGGTTCATGCCGAAGCCGAACTCCGCGTTATCCTCGAACAGGCTGTTGGCCCAAGCGGGACCCTGGCCCTTTTCGTTGGTGGTGTACGGGCAGGTCGGGGCGGAACCGCCATAGATGGAGGAGCAGCCCGTCGCGTTGGCAACGACCATGCGATCGCCAAACAGCTGAGAAACCAGCTTGACATAAGGCGTCTCGCCGCAGCCAGCGCAGGCGCCGGAGAACTCGAACAGCGGCTGGAGGAACTGGCTGCCCTTAACGGTAGCCTTGCTCACCGGTACCTCGACCTTGGGCAGCTTCTCGGAGAAGGCCAGGTTGGGGCTCTCGATGGGTTCCACTTCGGCCAGCGGCGTCATGACCAGGGCTTTCTGCTTGGACGGGCAAACGTCCGCGCAGTTGCCGCAGCCGGTGCAATCCAGCGGATAGACCTGAATGCGGAACTCCATGCCCTCTAAGCCCTTGCCAATGGCTTTCTTATGCGTATAACCTTCCGGCGCGCCATTCAGATCCTCAGCCTTAGCGATGACCGGGCGGATCGCCGCGTGCGGGCAGACCAGCGAGCACTGGTTGCACTGAATGCAGTTCTCGGGGATCCACTTGGGTACGTTAACGGCGATGCCGCGTTTTTCGTACTGGGTGGTTCCGGTGGGAACGCGGCCATCAGCAGAGAAGGTGGAAACCGGCAGCTTGTCGCCTTCCTGCGCCAGGATCGGATGGATGACCTCGTTGAAATAATCGGGAGCCTGCACCTTGACGGGAACGGCGCCCTCGGTGGTGGTAGCCCAGGACTCGGGCACCTTCACCTCGACCAGGCCGCTGATGGCGTTATCGATAGCGGCATAGTTCATGTTGACGATCTTATCGCCCTTGCGGCCGTAGGACTTTTTAACGGCCTGCTTCATGTAATCCTCAGCCTGCTCGTAGGGGATTACGTTCGAAATCTTGAAGAACGCGGCCTGCATGATGGTGTTGATGCGGCCACCCATGCCCACCTCGCCGGCGATCTTGATCGCGTCGATGGTGTAGAACTTCAAGTGTTTTTTGGCGATAACATTCTTCATGGAAGCGGGCAGCTGCTCGTCCATCTCCTCAGGCGACCAGGGGCTGTTGAGCAGGAAGGTGCCGCCATCCTTAATGGATGAAAGCATGTTATAGCGCGTCACATAGGACGGGTTATGGCAAGCCACAAAGTCGGCCTGATCGATCAGATAGGCGGACTGGATGGGCTTATGGCCAAAGCGCAGGTGCGAGATCGTGATGCCGCCGGACTTCTTGGAGTCATACACGAAATAGCCCTGGGCGAACATATCGG
It encodes:
- the nifJ gene encoding pyruvate:ferredoxin (flavodoxin) oxidoreductase codes for the protein MAKKITIDGNTAAAHVAYAFSDVAAIYPITPSSTMAEVCDDWAAHGRKNIFGQTLKISEMQSEAGAAGAVHGSLAAGALTTTFTASQGLLLMIPNMYKIAGELLPCVFHVSARALAAHALSIFGDHQDVMSTRATGFAMLASASVQEVMDLATVAHLATLKASVPFVHFFDGFRTSHEVSKIEDIDYEDLAKLVDYDAIEAFRKRGMNPEHPHQQGTAQNPDIYFQNREAANKYYQAVPEIVEEEMKKVSALTGREYHLFDYVGAPDADRVVIIMGSGCDVAEEAVNYLTAKGEKVGVLKVRLYRPFSAKHFIAALPKSVKKIAVLDRTKEAGSLGEPLYQDVCTVLSENGMSDIAVFGGRYGLGSKEFTPSMVKVVLDNLAAAQPKNNFTVGINDDVTFTSLPEGELIDTVPEGTFSGMFYGLGSDGTVGANKNSIKIIGDHTDMFAQGYFVYDSKKSGGITISHLRFGHKPIQSAYLIDQADFVACHNPSYVTRYNMLSSIKDGGTFLLNSPWSPEEMDEQLPASMKNVIAKKHLKFYTIDAIKIAGEVGMGGRINTIMQAAFFKISNVIPYEQAEDYMKQAVKKSYGRKGDKIVNMNYAAIDNAISGLVEVKVPESWATTTEGAVPVKVQAPDYFNEVIHPILAQEGDKLPVSTFSADGRVPTGTTQYEKRGIAVNVPKWIPENCIQCNQCSLVCPHAAIRPVIAKAEDLNGAPEGYTHKKAIGKGLEGMEFRIQVYPLDCTGCGNCADVCPSKQKALVMTPLAEVEPIESPNLAFSEKLPKVEVPVSKATVKGSQFLQPLFEFSGACAGCGETPYVKLVSQLFGDRMVVANATGCSSIYGGSAPTCPYTTNEKGQGPAWANSLFEDNAEFGFGMNLAFNQRRAKLADMMIDAMEGAPEDLKAAYQAWLDGKEDADASKAAAAALNELLPKYADKCEKAAAILAQSDLFVKKSVWIFGGDGWAYDIGYGGLDHVLAQGEDVNILVLDTEVYSNTGGQASKSTPTGSIAKFAAAGKRTRKKDLGMMAMSYGYVYVATVAMSANPNQLIKAMTEAEAYHGPSLIIAYAPCINHGINMSKSQAEIKKAVEAGYWPLYRFNPELEEQGKNPFSLDSKEPTGDFQGFLAGEIRYASLKKQFPEVADELFEKTEADAKARLDSYKRLAAE